The DNA sequence tgtgatacgcctaatttaaaggtgatacttcgcgctctcagcgtgataaacgaggagaagagaatactatcgagctaagccgacgaggtgggctttcttttaaaataaggacattgtcctaaactgatattgatgagaatgagatatgtgttatcatgccttgatttgttttgtcgtgcctatccctcgtggctatgccactattgttataatcgaattcggatccttgtagagccgcaaactctacttgggttagtgtacaccaatgttagaccgagagtcagcgtacgggttggccggtctagtgacctggattgcggccgcattccttgtcatgtagaatgaggatatggtaaacgtcgatgtgaaaaatggttgcgcgaccgtgatatttgataaaggaaatattttggtgcctcgggtctttctaaagttaaaaccccgatggacacttgagaatggcatgataactataattgtgataaaactgttttcggcatgagtccactgagtatgtttatagtactcagccctgcatgtgttttctctatgtgcaggttgagcggtggcgagcgggcggcggtgttgagtagaAAATAATGTCATGATCTGTTGGTACTAtaagtgtcgttgtgtctccatacatagcctcacttctttcttggtcgcttccgctatatGTTATGAAAAATTGTTATCTTTTGGTTGGGATGAATACTTTTATTGCGTGGGTATATTTTGGAAcacttgaaaatattttggaacCTTTACTACTTTGGAGCATTTATGGTGATAgccttttgttggatttctttgctaaggcattattcttttcttatttaattgttcatttaaTGCTTTGGATAAATCCCTTTTCaaatggaaccctagcctatgatctttgatgcatttaagtccgTTTAGTTAACGAttgccgcatttattataccctagatgggcgggtcgttacaggATCTCCTGTCAACGGGATTCCTTGCCCAGTCTGCATCAGTGTATCCATGAATTTCCAAATGGTCATTCTTTTTTAACATGATCCCGTGATCAAATGTTCCTTTCAGATATCTCACGATCCTTAGTGCTGCTTCAAGATGCTTTTGTTGAGGTTGGTGCATAAACTGACTTACTATACTTACTGCGTATGCAATATCAGGTCTAGTATGCGATAGGTAGATTAGCTTCCCCACAAGcctttggtaactttctcgaTCTGTCGGTTGAGCACCTTCTTCAATTTGTAGACCATGGTTgacaacgatgagtgtttctgttggtttACAATCCATCATTCCTATTTCCGCCAATAGATCAAAGATATATTTTCTTTGGTTGATGAAGATCCCTTTCCTTGATCTTAATACTTCCACACCAAGAAAGTATTTCAGTGCTCCTagatctttcatctcaaattcagTGGCCAAATTTTTCTTGAGTTGATTGATCTCCTCTTCATCATTTCCTGTTATGATCATATCGTCAACATAGATAAGTAGACAAGTaatcttttttcctttcctttttaggaACAAGGTGATCTGCATTACTTTGTTGATATTCAAATTTCTTCATTGCTTCACTGAATCTACCAAACCATGCTCTTGGAGACTGTTTTAGTTCGTACAAAGTTTTCTTCAGTCGGCATACCTCCCCTTCTTTGAACTCTCCCTCAAAGCCAGGAGGGCTCTCCATATAGACTTCTTTCTTCAAATCTCCATGTAGAAAGGCATTTGTAACGTCGAATTGATGTAAAGGCCAATCTTTGTTTGCTGCAATTGAGAGTAATACTCGAACTGTATCCATCTTGGCTACTGGGGAAAAGGTTTCTGAATAATCCACTCCATAGGTTTGAGTGTACCCTTTTGCTACAAGTCGAGCTTTGTACCTTTCAATGGATCCATCTGGTCTTCGTTTGATTGTGAATACCCATCTACATCCCACTGCGTGTTTCCCTTCTAGGAGCAGACATTTTTCCCAAGTATGATTCCTTGCAAGTGCCTTCAATTCTATTTGCATTGCTTCTctccactttttatttttcatggcTTCTTCGACTGACTGGGGAATCTCCTTTTCTTCATATAATGCTTCTTCGAAAGCTCTCGCCATTTTTGTCAAGTTTGCCCTTGCTATATTCCCGACTGAGTATCTTGTTTTCCCTCCTCTTTCTGGCGAATATCTTTTGGGTGGGACACCTCGATTACTCCGGTGAGGTAGAATGTATTGTCCAGTATCTCCATCTACTGGGTGACATGCAGAAGTATCATCAGTAATAACAGGAATTTCAATTGCAGTATTGTTTACCTCAGGTGTCGGACGGGATATTGGTGAGTCACTGGGTTCCACAGGTTGTATCGTGTGCGAGACTTGCTCGGAGGAAATATTAGCTGGCTCGGGTGCAGTAGGATCTGCTGTGTATGGCATAGGTGACCAACTTAGGAAGTCTATCGTATTTCCCTCCCCCAAAATCGTTCatcaaaaattgacaaatcAAAGCTTTACTGCACACACTGTGGTATGAACAAACACACAATGGAGACATGCTTCAAGCGAGATCATAGATTTGGACTCGATCGGCCCTCACACCGAAGGTTGTGACCAAGCTCTTCCACATGGCCTTGGCCGTCTGATGTTGGGCAAACTGCATGACGAGCCGGGGCTCCATGTTTTGGATCAGCCATGAGAACACCGTGTAGTCGGCAGCCTGCCATTCTTTGAATTTTGGATCGTCGGGCTTGGGAGGAATGGCGTCCCCCTCAAGATGATCCAGTTTGTCTCGGCTGCCGACGGCAACGAGCATGAGTTTGGACCAAATAGGGAAGTTTTTCCCATCGAGTTTGAATCCTATTGACactgattcaattgattttgcCATTTGAATTGGATCTCACTTGATTTTGGTTTGCAGGTTTGAgattggataaaaaaaatgggagtTGTATATTGCTGGATCTTTGGCCGGAGGGCTGGAAAGGTACCGAACgatgatgaagaaaaaattcTGAGTTCGAAAAAAGGtgtttttctgattttggaaaaaaaaaaaaaaaactaggaTCGAAACattgctctgataccatgttgaatattcaaatattGAGTTTGAAAGAGAAGTTTATTCTCTGAATTGTATTTTTTGGATACATTGTACATTGGTATTTATAGGGCAAGAGATATAAATGTACATAGAAACTAGACTATTGGGACTCTACAttataaatgcaatattttctttccaatgggttggaaagaaaaatgtacaTAGAAACAGTTTTCCTTTTGGTAGAGTTCACACCGTGGAGAAAGAAATTCGTTTAAAGAGGGGATTCTCAACGTTTCCTCTCTTGTCCAAATTTCGTAAAAGAGCACATAATATCGGTTACAGCTACATTCATATTGGAATGATTCAGGTGGGTTTGAAACCCACAAAACTAGGCTCAAATGCCTCTGCAATAATCTAGCTTTGCGACAAGAGATATATTGAATACGAAGTTTATGTGTTGAGTAAGGTTGAGTCAAGTTTATGTGATGGCCCTATTTACTTCACCTACTTCCCTGACCATTGCGTTGCTTTAGTTGACTCGTTTGATTCTTTCACCGTTGACGTTGAAATCAAAGGCTCTGGTGGGAATGAGAGCGTCGTTCTTATGTATAAGTTCCACTATCAAGTGGTGAACAGGCCATATTTAATGGATTATTCGGCTGATTTTCCTATTGATAAGAGAGGGAAGACTACTTTATACCTTGCTAAGATTGCTGGGGGAGATCGTGTGGTGTCGAAAACTATCTCTTGGGATGAGACTGAAACAAGCCAAGGATCTGGCACCGCCGGTGTTGACTGGAGGGAGATGGCGAGGGGGCATGTGGTGAAGGTGGATGTTCCCGGTTTCAAGAAAGAAGAAGTTAAGGTTGTGGTTGAAGATGGTGGAGTTTTACAGATCAATGCAGAGAGAAGCGAGGAGGAGGACTGCAAGGAGAGGAGCAGTGGGATACTCCACCGATTGAGGCTGCCGGAGAGTGTTGATTTGGATGAGATGAAGGCGTGCATGGAAAATGGGGTGCAAACAGTTACTGTGCCCAAGGAGGAAGTCAAGAGGATGAAGCAAGTGAGATTATTGAAATCTCTGGTTAAGCTAATTAATTATGGGTAATAGTCCCCGTCCcagatttatagtcacatttagttatgacacgagttttaaggaattggtggagtgtgtaattaatgaagcgAGAGGTGGagtgtataataaatgaaatgagatggtggagtgaggtgttggagtgtgtaataaataaagtgagttggttgtgttaagtttggtatactgaaaagcatgtttcgagcaagtttcgcgggaatagaatcttgcttgtatacgtaaaactctacaatccacttttaagtcgattcagtattattcgagcagtctcgcacaaatagaatcactattattattacattgtgtttggttgtgcatttataaaatgtttacaaatatttaaatgcataagaagtaaacaaagtctaagtcttttgcttagtagaccggttgtgggcgtcgtccactttaaggtaacacggtcagatctatgcaatgctttacaaaagaaaaagaagaatttcacaacctagataggctttggctacctatcgtgaaaggttgcaatgtcagtccgcatatttctaagccttacttgaaataagatgacattggtgtggtatagcattgaacggatctaacaagcaagacgtgtctttatgctatctaccgaaagactaggtcttgataaaatactatttcttaatctacatatgttagcattgagcatatggtattgattatgcactactttgacttatcaaatggtgcgggtttttcgcaacccaataatcccgatatattgggtagtggtgattaatatctagtggtgctaggattgctattatgtttaatcgtgcgcgagctgagtctcgtttgataatgttctcgagaggagctcgaacaaggttttattattcggaaaactggccagttggagttttattactctataaataataaataaatgtttcttgctaagtccactcttggaattgttaagatgttaattaattaagtccatagcagacattaattaattaatggacatttatatcttaagcgcgggaaataaataataaacaaagtggaaacccggattacttgtaatttcggatttggatggggagagtttaatattacttttgtagtggctcgctcgtaatattccaatataagcttgtattaaattgtggtctagtatcgaagatcatcacgtggagaagggcaagcaatcgtcgattctttggataatcaaatcggtaactctaaaccgtagaaattatgtttaggatttatattttctatgagcatgaattatttgcgttctagcatgcaattatctgtttaacatgtgaattgattaatcgcataatcggtcaaatagatccgtattccgatttatttgttttgtacaagtcttccgctgtgcaagggccaccaaaccccaacaggttgaaggtgagtccctttttgactttttggttttttatttttgttttgatttactttaatgtagataatgacatttgaatgtaattttagtgaataatggggtaaaagtttatgtccaaatatggaaaattctaaacgTGACTATAAATATGGGATGGatatgacaaaatgtgactataaatctgGGACGGATGGGGTATATGTTTGTGGCTTTAATactgtactccctctgtcccagataattcgacccagtattccatttcgggtcgtcccacataatttgtcccatttcacttttaccattttttgtagtggaccttatattccactaactcatttctactcacattttattataaaactaaaactttaaaagtaggatccacatcccaccaactttttcaactcatttttcattagaTTTGTTAAAACTCGTAtggggtcaaagtgtcccaaattatctgggacgaaggaagtatttgCTATCGTGTTTTAGGCTTTAGTAAAGCCATCATTATGTAATGTAGAATCCAATTAATCTAATCAGTTTGCGAGTTATTGTGGTTTGTGCTGCAATTAAAATAGATGTGAATAATGTATTACAACTAGAATTTATTTGATCAAACCACCATATACAACAATtgcctatatttttatttgatcaaaattcatacttataaataatgaataaaattttataaaaaaaataataaatttatttcagtCGGGCTTGAAACGACCCATGATATGAAGTTATCGAATATGTGGTCCAAGGCATCTcgaaaaatcaaatactactccctccgttccataaacAATGTCGAGATTTTAAgaagtttttcttttgtatgctaaatggagagataaagtcatttctatattaatatagGAGAGatcttttccaaaaataaaaatatgacatatttaatggaacaaattaaaaagaaaaatgagacatctTTCATGGgactaagagcatctccaatggcttTAGGCCAACCACAGGCTAGCCACTCTCTTTCCCTGCCAtgtcatcagcactaaaattccatctgccacatcatcattttaagcaaatagGTTAGCTTAAGGCTAGTCacaggctagccgcaataaaaataattcaatttacgtaattaaatttatgacaaaTTACGGAAATAAATTTACGAGaaatatacgggaaaattcattaatttcatttaaataaaaaaaatgtacattgattataaaaaataacattaattaaaaaaaattacataaattacaaTCACGCAAAATACGAAATTAAAGTTACGACACAGATACGGGAAAATGcagtaattttatataaattaaaaaaaagatacatcctaaaataatcacataattaaaaaaaaatattcataaaaaaaatacattaaaaatgcaataaaaaatgcattaaaaatacattaaaaatgcaataaataaaaaaaaatacataaaaaatatattaaaaaaaatgcaatcggctagccgaaatTGAGCCCGCAATGGAGACTAGCGGATCGGCTAGAGCtcgccgatcggctagcctaAATTGCCGCAATGGAGGCTAGCGGATTGGCTAGCGCCGCGATCGGCTAGCCTATCCGCTAGCctccattggagatgctctaaggaaatataatttataaaattatttgaataattaaatttataagttattgagataattataaaaattattacattgaaaataataaaatcataatcagattattttttataaaaatgttgcTTATATCTTTACTCAAAATTATACTTcgtattttaattgatttttaagaACTTCAAATTAATCCCTTAAAAATAAGAGTATGTTGctcatatttgaaaataataaatcataatcaGGTTATCTTTTACGAAAATGTTGCTTAGGGCATTCACAATGGTGGCCTTAACTTCGGTGTCCATCTCAGAACCTATATTCGTGCAATGAGAGCTCATCCTACAACTTATCTTATTTCCACATCAtcactattttatatatttcacaaaaaacaaacaaactaaaaacattGGAAACATTGTGactagagagagtaaaatgtAGAATGAGATAAAAACAAGTGGAATAAtgtgaataattaaaaatgttgcTTAGGGCATTCACAATGGTGGCCTTAACTTCGGAGTCCATCTCAGAACCTATATTCGTGCAATGAGAGCTCATCCTACAACTTATCTTATTTCCACATCAtcactattttatatattttaaaaaaaacaaacaaactaaaaacatcGGAAACATTGTGactagagagagtaaaatgtAGAATGAGATAAAAACAAGTGGAATAATGTGAATAATTGGTAGGGAATGTGGTATatacaagaaaataatgaataaaataaaaaaaataaaaaaaaaagaaatttccGTTGTCGGTGGATCGGCTTCGGGGCGGAGGCAATGAAGAATGGTGATTGGCCCCCTCACCACAATCGGAGCCTATAATGGCTGATGGGGTGGCCGGTCGCAAGGCGGTTGCGATCAACCATCATAGTGAATGCTCTTATAAAAGAGTATAATTACTCAATTGATtgcaattataattttttagaacTTCAAAATTAATCCCCGAAAAATAAGAGCATGTTGCTCAAGTTATAAATTCTCAGAAAACAACTACTACAATTTGGGCCGGCTAGTGTGTATTgcttaaattaaatagtctATTCGTCCGTAAAATGTTGttcacttttgccattttaattCGTCCGTAAAATATTatctagttaatttttttttattcatcatttttggtaaatggaccTCACTTTCAACAAACtcattatattgacattctattataaaattaatatataaatgtaagactcatattttactaatttttttcaggtacttttcacattttcaaacTCGCACTAAATCAGAAttggacaatattttaaaactcgCGCTGAATCAGAATTGAACAATATTTTGTGGACGAAGGAAATACCAAACACCATGGGCCGCAATTGGTACAATTTGGGCTGGCTGGTCCTGGGCCGTGAATTTATTCATTAGCCTTGTGAGACATATGTAGAACGTATGAGTAGAATCTAGAATCTAACATTAAACAGAGTATTCCAGAATCCGCACAAAACGGACCGATTTCTCCTTTGATTACTATAAATTCTCCTCCTCCTTTATCCCGATTCATCATTAGAAATCACAAGTCTCacatcaatcaatcaatcaattgcacacataaataataaattctgtGATTTGAAGCAAAAATGTCTCTGATCCCGAGCTTCTTTGGCAACCGTCGTACCAACGTGTTCGACTCATTCTCCCTCGATGTGTGGGATCCCTTCGATGGCTTTCCTCTCTCCACCAACTTCCCCTCCTCCGCCCGTGAAACCAGCGCGGTGGCCAACGCCCGTATCGACTGGAAGGAGACGCCGGAGGCTCATCTCTTCAAGGTTGATGTTCCCGGATTGAAGAAAGAGGAAGTGAAGGTTGAGGTTGAAGATGGTTGCATTTTGCAAATCAGTGGGGAGAGAAGCAAGGAGCAGGATGAGAAGAATGACAAGTGGCACCGCGTGGAGAGGAGCAGCGGCAAGTTCCTCCGCCGCTTCAGGCTGCCGGAGAATGCCAAGCTGGAGCAGGTGAAGGCGGCCATGGAGAATGGAGTGCTAACGGTGACGGTGCCAAAGGAGGAAGCCAAGAAGCCTGAAGTGAAGGCTATTGATATCTCTGGTTAAATATTACATGAATCATGATCATGTTTCAGCTATTGATAAAGTTGTGAAATgtaatttattagtactactactatggtAAAAGAATGATATTGAACTCATAAATGATGTGAATTTTAATACCGCGAGTGTATTGAAAGCCttgttatttttgtatattttggtattttatcaaaaagatGGTGATTTTCAATACCTATACAATATTAAATAAGTACTATCTTCATCTATTAATAGGTCggtcaaaatattttactagccatggattttaatatgaaaaagtaatacattatattttgaaatttcaagtccgaattcattttaattatgctaaaaattgatgaagattattgaatactataattatttattttcttataaaaataaccACTTCTATAATTAATACTTCATCCCTCCACAAATAGTAGTCTCATTTCtatccggcacgggttttaagaaatgttaaaaaaaagtgggtggaagaaagctagtgaaatatgagtctcacttgtatttatagttttaaataatatgtgagtggaatgagttagtggaatgtagggtctctttaccatttatgatcgAATTGGGattcttattcgtggacgggatcaaaatgaaaaaatgggactcttattcgtggacggagggagtatttaccTGGTAAAGTAAAAGTTGGCAAAACATAATGTTATGTACttatgttatttgttttttaaagcAGTAGAGtggtttttaaatttaactgaaatttataaaataaaaaatgctaatagttattttcaatatattaaatttaaactaaataaaaaaaacaatgctaaaaatgaattgaacaATAATGATGCTAACTTAATAATCCTTTTTTAGAATGATACTCATAAtgctataataatattgaagatacatattttgtaattaaaattcaaataaacgAAAAATGATCAAAAATGATCACAAGAACATTGCAACAGAAAACCAAAATGg is a window from the Salvia hispanica cultivar TCC Black 2014 chromosome 1, UniMelb_Shisp_WGS_1.0, whole genome shotgun sequence genome containing:
- the LOC125201298 gene encoding 17.8 kDa class I heat shock protein-like, with product MSLIPSFFGNRRTNVFDSFSLDVWDPFDGFPLSTNFPSSARETSAVANARIDWKETPEAHLFKVDVPGLKKEEVKVEVEDGCILQISGERSKEQDEKNDKWHRVERSSGKFLRRFRLPENAKLEQVKAAMENGVLTVTVPKEEAKKPEVKAIDISG